A genomic stretch from Gorilla gorilla gorilla isolate KB3781 chromosome 20, NHGRI_mGorGor1-v2.1_pri, whole genome shotgun sequence includes:
- the LOC129528684 gene encoding leukocyte immunoglobulin-like receptor subfamily A member 6 isoform X2 produces MTPTLTALLCLGLSLGPRTHVQAGPFPKPTLWAEPGSVISWRSPVTIWCQGTLEAQGYRLHKEGSPEPWDRNNPLEPKNKARFSIPSMTQHHAGRYRCRYYSSADWSEPSDPLELVVTGAYSKPTLSALPSPVVASGGNVTLRCGSQNGYHHFVLMKEGEHQLPWTLDSQQLHSGGFQALFPVGPVTPSHRWRFTCYYYYMNTSQVWSHPSDPLEILPSGVSRKPSLLTLRGPVLAPGESLTLQCGSDVGYDRFVLYKEGERDFLQRPGQQPQAGLSQANFTLGPVSPFHGGQYRCYGAHNLSSEWSAPSDPLNILITGQFYDTVSLSVQPGPTVASGENVTLLCQSWWQFDTFLLTKEGAAHPPLRLRSKYRAHKYQAEFPVSPVISAHTGTYRCYGSRSSDPHLLSFPSDPLELMVSGPSGGSRLPPTGPPSTPASHPQDYTVENLIRMGVAGLVLVVLGILLFEAQHSQRSPQDAARR; encoded by the exons ATGACCCCCACCCTCACAGCCCTGCTCTGCCTTG GGCTGAGTCTGGGCCCCAGGACCCACGTGCAGGCAG GGCCCTTCCCCAAACCCACCCTCTGGGCTGAACCAGGCTCTGTGATCAGCTGGAGAAGCCCCGTGACCATCTGGTGTCAGGGGACCCTGGAGGCCCAGGGGTACCGACTGCATAAAGAGGGAAGCCCAGAGCCCTGGGACAGAAATAACCCACTGGAGCCCAAGAACAAGGCCAGATTCTCCATCCCATCCATGACACAGCACCATGCAGGGAGATACCGCTGCCGCTATTACAGCTCTGCAGACTGGTCAGAGCCCAGCGATCCCCTGGAGCTGGTGGTGACAG GAGCCTACAGCAAACCCACCCTctcagccctgcccagccctgtgGTGGCCTCAGGGGGGAACGTGACCCTCCGATGTGGCTCACAGAACGGATATCACCATTTTGTTCTGATGAAGGAAGGAGAACACCAGCTCCCCTGGACCCTGGACTCACAGCAGCTCCACAGTGGGGGGTTCCAGGCCCTGTTCCCTGTGGGCCCCGTGACCCCCAGCCACAGGTGGAGGTTCACATGCTATTACTATTATATGAACACCTCCCAGGTGTGGTCTCACCCCAGTGACCCCCTGGAGATTCTGCCCTCAG GCGTGTCTAGGAAGCCCTCCCTCCTGACACTGCGGGGCCCTGTCCTGGCCCCTGGGGAGAGCCTGACCCTCCAGTGTGGCTCTGATGTCGGCTACGACAGATTTGTTCTGTACAAGGAGGGGGAACGTGACTTCCTCCAGCGCCCTGGCCAGCAGCCCCAGGCTGGGCTCTCCCAGGCCAACTTCACCCTGGGCCCTGTGAGCCCCTTCCATGGGGGCCAGTACAGATGCTACGGTGCACACAACCTCTCTTCCGAGTGGTCGGCCCCCAGCGACCCCCTGAACATCCTGATCACAG GACAGTTCTATGACACCGTCTCCCTGTCAGTGCAGCCAGGCCCCACGGTGGCCTCAGGAGAGAACGTGACCCTGCTGTGTCAGTCATGGTGGCAGTTTGACACTTTCCTTCTGACCAAAGAAGGGGCAGCCCATCCCCCGCTGCGTCTGAGATCAAAGTACCGAGCTCATAAGTACCAGGCTGAATTCCCCGTGAGTCCTGTGATCTCAGCCCACACGGGGACCTACAGGTGCTACGGCTCACGCAGCTCCGACCCCCACCTGCTGTCTTTCCCCAGTGACCCCCTGGAACTCATGGTCTCAG GACCCTCTGGAGGCTCCAGGCTCCCACCCACAGGGCCGCCCTCCACACCTG CCTCACACCCCCAGGATTACACAGTGGAGAATCTCATCCGCATGGGTGTGGCAGGCTTGGTCCTGGTGGTCCTCGGGATTCTGTTATTTGAGGCTCAGCACAGCCAGAGAAGCCCCCAAGATGCAGCCAGGAGGTGA
- the LOC129528684 gene encoding leukocyte immunoglobulin-like receptor subfamily A member 6 isoform X1 codes for MTPTLTALLCLGLSLGPRTHVQAGPFPKPTLWAEPGSVISWRSPVTIWCQGTLEAQGYRLHKEGSPEPWDRNNPLEPKNKARFSIPSMTQHHAGRYRCRYYSSADWSEPSDPLELVVTGAYSKPTLSALPSPVVASGGNVTLRCGSQNGYHHFVLMKEGEHQLPWTLDSQQLHSGGFQALFPVGPVTPSHRWRFTCYYYYMNTSQVWSHPSDPLEILPSGVSRKPSLLTLRGPVLAPGESLTLQCGSDVGYDRFVLYKEGERDFLQRPGQQPQAGLSQANFTLGPVSPFHGGQYRCYGAHNLSSEWSAPSDPLNILITGQFYDTVSLSVQPGPTVASGENVTLLCQSWWQFDTFLLTKEGAAHPPLRLRSKYRAHKYQAEFPVSPVISAHTGTYRCYGSRSSDPHLLSFPSDPLELMVSGGAETLSPSQNKSDSKTASHPQDYTVENLIRMGVAGLVLVVLGILLFEAQHSQRSPQDAARR; via the exons ATGACCCCCACCCTCACAGCCCTGCTCTGCCTTG GGCTGAGTCTGGGCCCCAGGACCCACGTGCAGGCAG GGCCCTTCCCCAAACCCACCCTCTGGGCTGAACCAGGCTCTGTGATCAGCTGGAGAAGCCCCGTGACCATCTGGTGTCAGGGGACCCTGGAGGCCCAGGGGTACCGACTGCATAAAGAGGGAAGCCCAGAGCCCTGGGACAGAAATAACCCACTGGAGCCCAAGAACAAGGCCAGATTCTCCATCCCATCCATGACACAGCACCATGCAGGGAGATACCGCTGCCGCTATTACAGCTCTGCAGACTGGTCAGAGCCCAGCGATCCCCTGGAGCTGGTGGTGACAG GAGCCTACAGCAAACCCACCCTctcagccctgcccagccctgtgGTGGCCTCAGGGGGGAACGTGACCCTCCGATGTGGCTCACAGAACGGATATCACCATTTTGTTCTGATGAAGGAAGGAGAACACCAGCTCCCCTGGACCCTGGACTCACAGCAGCTCCACAGTGGGGGGTTCCAGGCCCTGTTCCCTGTGGGCCCCGTGACCCCCAGCCACAGGTGGAGGTTCACATGCTATTACTATTATATGAACACCTCCCAGGTGTGGTCTCACCCCAGTGACCCCCTGGAGATTCTGCCCTCAG GCGTGTCTAGGAAGCCCTCCCTCCTGACACTGCGGGGCCCTGTCCTGGCCCCTGGGGAGAGCCTGACCCTCCAGTGTGGCTCTGATGTCGGCTACGACAGATTTGTTCTGTACAAGGAGGGGGAACGTGACTTCCTCCAGCGCCCTGGCCAGCAGCCCCAGGCTGGGCTCTCCCAGGCCAACTTCACCCTGGGCCCTGTGAGCCCCTTCCATGGGGGCCAGTACAGATGCTACGGTGCACACAACCTCTCTTCCGAGTGGTCGGCCCCCAGCGACCCCCTGAACATCCTGATCACAG GACAGTTCTATGACACCGTCTCCCTGTCAGTGCAGCCAGGCCCCACGGTGGCCTCAGGAGAGAACGTGACCCTGCTGTGTCAGTCATGGTGGCAGTTTGACACTTTCCTTCTGACCAAAGAAGGGGCAGCCCATCCCCCGCTGCGTCTGAGATCAAAGTACCGAGCTCATAAGTACCAGGCTGAATTCCCCGTGAGTCCTGTGATCTCAGCCCACACGGGGACCTACAGGTGCTACGGCTCACGCAGCTCCGACCCCCACCTGCTGTCTTTCCCCAGTGACCCCCTGGAACTCATGGTCTCAG GAGGAGCTGAGACCCTCAGCCCATCACAAAACAAGTCAGACTCCAAGACTG CCTCACACCCCCAGGATTACACAGTGGAGAATCTCATCCGCATGGGTGTGGCAGGCTTGGTCCTGGTGGTCCTCGGGATTCTGTTATTTGAGGCTCAGCACAGCCAGAGAAGCCCCCAAGATGCAGCCAGGAGGTGA
- the LOC101153956 gene encoding ATP-dependent zinc metalloprotease YME1L1-like: MSINKATIMPQGPTFGPVSPLPGDDRWNETRAQLLAQMDISMGARVAEELIFGTDHIATGASSDFANATKMAKQMVIKFGISEKLGVMTYSDTGKLSPETQSAIEHEIRTILRNSYKRAKLILKSHAEEHKNLAEALLTYETLGAKEIQIVLEGKKLEVR, from the exons ATGTCTATCAACAAAGCTACAATCATGCCACAGGGGCCAACATTTGGACCTGTGTCCCCATTACCTGGTGATGACAGATGGAATGAAACCAGAGCCCAGCTGCTTGCACAAATGGACATTAGTATGGGAGCAAGAGTGGCAGAGGAGCTTATATTTGGAACTGACCATATTGCAACAGGTGCTTCCAGTGATTTTGCTAATGCCACTAAAATGGCAAAGCAGATGGTTATCAAATTTGGAATTAGCGAAAAGCTTGGAGTTATGACCTACAGTGATACAGGGAAACTAAGTCCAGAAACTCAATCTGCTATTGAACATGAAATAAGAACCATTCTAAGGAACTCATAT aaaagagcaaaacttaTCTTGAAAAGTCATGCAGAGGAGCATAAGAATCTAGCAGAAGCTTTATTGACCTATGAGACTTTGGGTGCCAAAGAGATTCAAATTGTTCTTGAGGGGAAAAAGTTGGAAGTGAGATGA